In Actinomadura luzonensis, a single window of DNA contains:
- the tatA gene encoding Sec-independent protein translocase subunit TatA, whose product MPDLGWGEVLIIALVFMLLFGAKKLPDTARAIGRSMRIFKAEASKLDDDDSEAPGQGPSAALSLEEQARRLEEQAARLRASAAGTDEH is encoded by the coding sequence ATGCCGGATCTCGGTTGGGGGGAAGTCCTCATCATCGCGCTGGTCTTCATGCTGCTCTTCGGCGCGAAGAAGCTGCCTGACACCGCCCGCGCGATCGGCCGTTCCATGCGGATCTTCAAAGCGGAGGCGTCCAAGCTGGACGACGACGACAGCGAGGCCCCAGGTCAGGGCCCGTCCGCCGCGCTCTCGCTGGAGGAACAGGCCCGGCGGTTGGAGGAGCAGGCCGCCCGGCTGCGCGCGAGCGCCGCCGGGACGGACGAGCACTGA
- a CDS encoding helix-turn-helix transcriptional regulator, which produces MEPGASPTARALQTLDLLQGHPGITAERLAGKLGVSERAARRYVGILREAGIPVEAVRGPYGGYRLGRGLRLPPLTFTAAEALGLVMAVLDGHHDAGDAQDPVGSALGKIMRALPEPVAAQAEAVRRTTAPAPDRGAARPDPGTTTALVQACSARRRARLGYRSEAGTERTIEVDPWAVVVRHGRWYLLCWSHTSGARRAYRVDRVREVDVLDARFEPPAGLDPVAVLEEHLAVGWDHETEVVIDAPVDRVGRCLSRVLGRLEPLGGGATRLVGSTNNPVWYAEQLATLPASYRIVKCQDLQRAARALGERALAASAPTPAPHVPT; this is translated from the coding sequence ATGGAGCCCGGCGCGAGCCCCACGGCCCGGGCCCTGCAGACCCTCGACCTGCTCCAGGGCCACCCCGGCATCACTGCCGAACGGCTGGCCGGCAAGCTGGGCGTCTCCGAGCGGGCCGCCCGCCGCTACGTCGGCATCCTGCGCGAGGCCGGCATCCCGGTCGAGGCGGTGCGCGGTCCGTACGGGGGCTACCGGCTCGGGCGCGGGCTGCGGCTGCCGCCGCTGACGTTCACCGCCGCCGAGGCGCTCGGCCTGGTCATGGCCGTGCTGGACGGCCACCACGACGCGGGCGACGCGCAGGACCCGGTGGGCAGCGCGCTCGGCAAGATCATGCGCGCGCTGCCTGAGCCGGTGGCCGCGCAGGCGGAGGCCGTCCGGCGCACCACGGCGCCGGCCCCCGACCGGGGCGCCGCGCGCCCGGACCCCGGCACCACGACGGCCCTGGTCCAGGCGTGCTCGGCGCGCCGCCGGGCGCGGCTCGGCTACCGGTCGGAGGCGGGCACTGAGCGGACGATCGAGGTGGACCCGTGGGCGGTGGTCGTCCGGCACGGGCGCTGGTACCTGCTGTGCTGGTCCCACACGTCCGGGGCGCGCCGCGCCTACCGGGTGGACCGGGTCCGCGAGGTGGACGTCCTCGACGCGCGCTTCGAGCCGCCGGCCGGGCTCGACCCGGTCGCCGTGCTGGAGGAGCACCTGGCCGTCGGCTGGGACCACGAGACGGAGGTCGTCATCGACGCGCCCGTCGACCGCGTCGGGCGATGCCTGTCCCGCGTGCTCGGCCGCCTCGAACCTCTCGGCGGCGGCGCCACGCGCCTGGTCGGCAGCACGAACAACCCCGTCTGGTACGCCGAGCAGCTCGCCACGCTCCCGGCCTCCTACCGGATCGTGAAATGTCAGGATCTGCAGCGGGCGGCGCGGGCCCTGGGGGAGCGGGCACTGGCCGCGAGCGCTCCGACGCCGGCCCCGCACGTCCCGACCTGA
- a CDS encoding ArsR/SmtB family transcription factor has protein sequence MMAAREIVDPPADVLDQAAAVFGLLSSPSRLHIVWALAQGECDVSGLAERVGGALPAVSQHLAKLKLAGLVRSRREGRRVVYLIDDEDIVATVQGLVGRLAERLGGPGEHARGLGA, from the coding sequence ATGATGGCGGCCAGAGAGATCGTTGATCCGCCGGCCGACGTGCTGGACCAGGCCGCCGCCGTGTTCGGCCTGCTGTCCTCGCCGTCCCGGCTGCACATCGTGTGGGCGCTGGCGCAGGGGGAGTGCGACGTGTCGGGGCTGGCCGAACGGGTGGGCGGGGCGCTGCCCGCGGTCAGCCAGCACCTCGCCAAGCTCAAACTGGCGGGCCTGGTCCGCTCGCGCCGCGAGGGCCGCAGGGTCGTCTACCTCATCGACGACGAGGACATCGTGGCCACGGTCCAGGGCCTGGTGGGCCGGCTCGCCGAGCGGCTGGGCGGGCCAGGGGAGCACGCCCGTGGTCTGGGCGCCTGA
- a CDS encoding MFS transporter, whose translation MTELTTSEHRAQVRKAATASVVGTAIEWYDFFLYNTAAAVVFAEVFFPKSTPYAGTLAAFATNFVGFAARPVGAAIFGHWGDRIGRKATLIVTLLLMGVASALIGVLPGTDSIGVAAPVILVVLRVVQGIAVGGEWSGSVLLSMEWGDQRRRGLMASWPQVGVPIGLILGTGAMSLLAATAGDAFKDWGWRVPFLASLLLVAVGLWVRLKVLETPMFARVVERGDVARLPVFEVLRRHPKEVVLSALLRVSEQMPFYLFTTFAITYVTQHLHLSRTIALTAVTCAAVVELAAIPFFGHLSDRVGRRLIYATGAALLAVVAFPYFLLLNTGIVAVVFATIIITQLQHSMEYGPQASLIAESFPTSLRYGGAGLGYQLASIVAGGPAPLIATWLLHDYGWQAIAIFMIVGAVVGFAATLALPDRSKIDIAEHAAYGRK comes from the coding sequence GTGACCGAGCTGACGACATCCGAGCACAGGGCACAGGTCCGCAAGGCCGCCACGGCCAGCGTGGTGGGCACCGCCATCGAGTGGTACGACTTCTTCCTCTACAACACCGCCGCCGCGGTCGTCTTCGCCGAGGTCTTCTTCCCCAAGTCGACCCCGTACGCCGGCACCCTCGCGGCCTTCGCCACGAACTTCGTGGGCTTCGCCGCCCGCCCGGTCGGCGCGGCGATCTTCGGGCACTGGGGCGACCGGATCGGCCGCAAGGCCACGCTCATCGTCACGCTGCTGCTCATGGGCGTGGCCAGCGCGCTCATCGGCGTGCTGCCCGGCACCGACTCGATCGGCGTGGCCGCGCCCGTCATCCTCGTCGTGCTCCGCGTCGTGCAGGGCATCGCGGTCGGCGGCGAGTGGAGCGGGTCGGTGCTGCTGTCCATGGAGTGGGGCGACCAGCGGCGGCGCGGGCTCATGGCGAGCTGGCCGCAGGTCGGCGTGCCGATCGGCCTCATCCTCGGCACCGGCGCGATGTCGCTGCTGGCCGCCACCGCCGGCGACGCGTTCAAGGACTGGGGCTGGCGGGTGCCGTTCCTGGCCAGCCTGCTGCTGGTCGCGGTCGGGCTGTGGGTGCGGCTGAAGGTGCTGGAGACGCCGATGTTCGCCCGCGTGGTGGAGCGGGGCGACGTGGCGCGGCTGCCGGTGTTCGAGGTCCTGCGGCGCCACCCCAAGGAGGTCGTGCTCAGCGCGCTGCTGCGGGTGTCCGAGCAGATGCCGTTCTACCTGTTCACCACGTTCGCCATCACGTACGTGACCCAGCACCTCCACCTGTCGCGGACGATCGCGCTGACCGCCGTGACCTGCGCGGCCGTGGTGGAGCTGGCGGCGATCCCGTTCTTCGGGCACCTCAGCGACCGGGTGGGCCGGCGGCTGATCTACGCCACCGGGGCCGCGCTGCTGGCGGTGGTGGCGTTCCCGTACTTCCTGCTGCTCAACACCGGCATCGTGGCCGTCGTCTTCGCCACGATCATCATCACGCAGCTCCAGCACTCCATGGAGTACGGCCCGCAGGCGTCGCTGATCGCCGAGAGCTTCCCCACCAGCCTCAGGTACGGCGGCGCGGGTCTCGGCTACCAGCTCGCCTCGATCGTGGCCGGCGGCCCCGCGCCGCTGATCGCGACGTGGCTGCTGCACGACTACGGCTGGCAGGCCATCGCGATCTTCATGATCGTGGGGGCGGTGGTCGGGTTCGCCGCCACCCTGGCGCTGCCCGACCGGTCGAAGATCGACATCGCGGAGCACGCCGCGTACGGCCGGAAGTGA
- a CDS encoding rhomboid family intramembrane serine protease: METKGQTAEIMIAEARKALWVMVGFLAVIWILQIPNWATGYALSREYGVQAWNPDTLPGIVTSAFLHWSWGHIEGNSGPLFVFGFLAAYRGVARFFAVTAVIVLVSGLGEWLTASPSAVGAGASGVVFGYFGYVLVRGLFDRHLIDIVLGVVMALCFAYQFAGLLPQEGIGWQAHVFGFLAGVAGGWIFRDRRPAAPAPSALGGL; this comes from the coding sequence GTGGAGACCAAAGGTCAGACGGCCGAGATCATGATCGCGGAGGCCCGCAAGGCGTTATGGGTGATGGTGGGGTTCCTGGCCGTCATCTGGATCCTGCAGATCCCCAACTGGGCGACCGGCTACGCGCTGAGCCGCGAGTACGGGGTCCAGGCCTGGAACCCCGACACCCTGCCGGGCATCGTGACCTCGGCGTTCCTGCACTGGAGCTGGGGGCACATCGAGGGCAACTCCGGGCCGCTGTTCGTCTTCGGCTTCCTCGCCGCCTACCGCGGGGTGGCCAGGTTCTTCGCCGTGACGGCGGTCATCGTCCTGGTCAGCGGGCTCGGGGAGTGGCTGACGGCGAGCCCGTCGGCCGTCGGGGCGGGCGCGAGCGGCGTCGTGTTCGGCTACTTCGGCTACGTGCTGGTCCGCGGCCTGTTCGACCGGCACCTGATCGACATCGTGCTCGGCGTCGTCATGGCGCTGTGCTTCGCCTACCAGTTCGCCGGGCTGCTGCCGCAGGAGGGCATCGGCTGGCAGGCCCACGTGTTCGGCTTCCTCGCCGGCGTGGCGGGCGGCTGGATCTTCCGCGACCGCCGTCCCGCCGCCCCGGCCCCGTCCGCGCTGGGCGGCCTCTGA
- a CDS encoding HAD-IC family P-type ATPase: MVWAPEAADTPLRVLRRLETGPRGLVAADAEARLLDHGENVVPSRRPPTWPRRLARALRDPFTLVLLGLGVVSALIASWGTAGVIVTLVAVSCLLRSNGEYRADRSTAALRRMVATTTTVRRRATKDAEPEEREIPADQLVPGDVIKLGPGDLVPADARLLRANGLTVHQAQLTGESAPVTKRALDLPQGDEHLLWQGSSVASGSALAVVTATGAATRFAGAYAAAPEASRPPASRPSWASRPSEASRRRRLARAASGRRRGGAAPSAFDRSVNGLSWVLVRVMLIIPPIALVANAVLRGKGLEAMPFAVAVAVGLTPEMLPVVVTTVLARGAALLARRGVIVRRLPALPDVGAIDVLCMDKTGTLTRDRPVLSGSVGPDGRPDPEPLRWAAVNGLWTLHLADPPAPDPLDEAILAGAPDLGEVEGLDAVPFDPLTRLSRALVRDGEAQVVVVKGAVEAVLERCAAGERERRRAAATAEALARAGARVLAVARTSARRSAADVHDERGLTLVGFVTLADEPSPDAAAALAVLARRGVKVKVLTGDHPETAARVCRELGLEVGPQVGPHTGPEAGGGPGTGPGAGLGTGLGAGSGAGSGAGSGAGSGAGSGAGSGAGSGAVADAASLTAAGAERATVIARCTPEHKARVVRTLRAAGHTVGFLGDGVNDLPAMRAADVGICPRAAVDVTREAADIVLAGKDLSAIGQAIVAGRRSSGNIATYLRIALSSNLGNVIAMLVAGLALPFLPMLPVQVLAQNLCFDAAQLALAFERADPAVLRRPFRLRPYRVLRFIAGFGLLNAAVDLVTFAVLTRVCDPADQAAFHTGWFVENLLTQAVILVLLRPVARVSRPLGLATGLLAAAGLLLPLSPLASVLGLVALPATSLLWLLLVLFLYAVTLLVLKRARGLVKTRSPE, translated from the coding sequence GTGGTCTGGGCGCCTGAGGCGGCCGACACTCCGCTCCGGGTCCTGCGGCGGCTGGAGACCGGCCCGCGCGGGCTCGTGGCCGCCGACGCCGAGGCCCGGCTGCTCGACCACGGCGAGAACGTCGTCCCGTCCCGGCGGCCGCCCACCTGGCCGCGCCGGCTGGCCCGCGCCCTCCGCGACCCGTTCACGCTGGTGCTGCTCGGGCTGGGCGTGGTCAGCGCGCTGATCGCGTCCTGGGGCACGGCGGGCGTCATCGTCACCCTCGTCGCGGTGAGCTGCCTGCTGCGCTCCAACGGCGAGTACCGCGCCGACCGCTCCACCGCGGCGCTGCGGCGCATGGTGGCCACCACGACCACCGTCCGGCGGCGCGCGACGAAGGACGCCGAGCCGGAGGAGCGCGAGATCCCGGCCGACCAGCTCGTGCCCGGCGACGTGATCAAGCTGGGCCCCGGCGACCTGGTGCCCGCCGACGCGCGGCTGCTGCGGGCCAACGGCCTGACCGTGCACCAGGCGCAGCTCACCGGCGAGTCCGCGCCGGTGACCAAGCGGGCGCTCGACCTGCCGCAGGGTGACGAGCACCTGCTGTGGCAGGGCAGCAGCGTGGCCTCGGGCAGCGCGCTCGCCGTGGTGACGGCCACGGGCGCGGCCACCCGCTTCGCCGGCGCCTACGCTGCCGCGCCGGAGGCGTCCCGCCCGCCGGCGTCCCGTCCGTCCTGGGCGTCCCGTCCGTCTGAGGCGTCCCGCCGGCGCCGGCTGGCGCGGGCGGCGTCCGGGCGGCGGCGGGGCGGGGCGGCGCCGTCCGCCTTCGACCGGTCGGTCAACGGGCTGTCCTGGGTGCTGGTCCGGGTCATGCTGATCATCCCGCCGATCGCCCTGGTGGCCAACGCCGTGCTGCGCGGCAAGGGGCTGGAGGCGATGCCGTTCGCGGTGGCCGTGGCGGTCGGCCTGACCCCGGAGATGTTGCCCGTCGTCGTCACGACCGTGCTGGCCAGGGGCGCGGCGCTGCTGGCGCGCCGCGGCGTGATCGTCAGGCGGCTGCCGGCGCTGCCCGACGTGGGCGCGATCGACGTCCTCTGCATGGACAAGACCGGCACCCTGACCCGTGACCGCCCGGTGCTCAGCGGCTCCGTCGGCCCGGACGGGCGGCCCGACCCCGAGCCGCTGCGCTGGGCGGCCGTCAACGGCCTGTGGACGCTGCACCTGGCCGACCCGCCCGCCCCCGACCCGCTCGACGAGGCGATCCTGGCCGGCGCTCCCGACCTGGGCGAGGTCGAGGGACTGGACGCGGTGCCGTTCGACCCGCTGACCCGCCTCTCGCGCGCGCTGGTCCGCGACGGCGAGGCCCAGGTGGTCGTGGTCAAGGGCGCGGTCGAGGCGGTGCTGGAGCGGTGCGCGGCGGGCGAGCGCGAGCGGCGGCGCGCCGCCGCGACCGCCGAGGCGCTGGCCCGCGCGGGCGCGCGAGTGCTGGCCGTGGCCCGCACCAGCGCCCGCCGCTCCGCCGCCGACGTCCACGACGAGCGGGGCCTGACGCTCGTCGGCTTCGTCACCCTGGCCGACGAGCCCTCGCCGGACGCCGCCGCCGCGCTCGCGGTGCTGGCCCGGCGCGGCGTCAAGGTCAAGGTGCTGACCGGCGACCACCCGGAGACCGCGGCCCGGGTCTGCCGCGAGCTGGGCCTGGAGGTGGGCCCGCAGGTGGGCCCGCACACGGGTCCAGAGGCGGGCGGGGGGCCGGGCACAGGGCCGGGCGCGGGGTTGGGCACAGGGCTGGGCGCGGGGTCGGGCGCGGGGTCGGGCGCGGGGTCGGGCGCGGGGTCGGGCGCGGGGTCGGGCGCGGGGTCGGGCGCGGGGTCGGGCGCGGTGGCCGACGCGGCGAGCCTGACCGCCGCCGGCGCGGAACGCGCGACGGTGATCGCCCGCTGCACCCCCGAGCACAAGGCCCGCGTCGTGCGCACGCTGCGCGCGGCCGGGCACACGGTCGGCTTCCTCGGCGACGGCGTCAACGACCTGCCCGCCATGCGGGCCGCCGACGTCGGCATCTGCCCGCGCGCCGCGGTGGACGTCACCCGGGAGGCCGCCGACATCGTGCTGGCCGGCAAGGACCTGTCGGCCATCGGGCAGGCAATCGTCGCGGGCCGGCGCAGCAGCGGCAACATCGCCACCTACCTCCGCATCGCCCTGTCCTCCAACCTGGGCAACGTGATCGCGATGCTGGTCGCCGGGCTGGCGCTGCCGTTCCTGCCGATGCTGCCGGTCCAGGTGCTGGCGCAGAACCTCTGCTTCGACGCGGCCCAGCTCGCCCTCGCCTTCGAACGCGCCGACCCGGCCGTGCTGCGCCGCCCGTTCCGGCTGCGCCCGTACCGGGTGCTGCGCTTCATCGCGGGCTTCGGCCTGCTCAACGCGGCCGTCGACCTGGTCACCTTCGCCGTGCTGACCCGCGTCTGCGACCCGGCCGACCAGGCGGCCTTCCACACCGGCTGGTTCGTCGAGAACCTGCTCACCCAGGCCGTCATCCTGGTGCTGCTGCGCCCGGTGGCGCGGGTGTCGCGGCCGCTGGGCCTGGCGACGGGCCTGCTCGCGGCGGCCGGCCTGCTGCTGCCGCTCTCGCCGCTCGCGTCCGTGCTGGGGCTGGTGGCGCTGCCCGCCACGAGCCTGCTGTGGCTGCTGCTGGTGCTCTTCCTGTACGCGGTGACGCTGCTGGTGCTGAAGCGCGCGCGGGGGCTGGTCAAGACCCGGTCACCGGAGTAA